The nucleotide window GTTGGCCAGGCCGCCGGGGGAGTCCCAGACCGTGTGGCGCTGGTACTGCTCGAACTCGACCATCGCGGACCCCGCGCGCGTGCCGGCCGGCACCCGGGCGACCCCGGTGACGTGCTCGGGCGGCTCGAGGCAGATGCCCATCTCGTCGCGGTCGTCCTGGCCGGAGACCGACGTCCCGTGCACGCCGGACCCGACCTGGACCCGCAGGATCGTCCCCTGCTCGGCGATGCGCCGGGCCTCCTCCGAGGCGTGCGGGTGGTCGAACCCGGCCGGCAGCGACCGGTCCCCGAACACGACCGGCACCTGGGTGTGCGTGGGCTCGGCCGTCATGGGCGCCAGGTTCTCACCGCGACGGCGGCTGCGGCCAGCAGATACTGAGGGGGTGACGGACGGCGAGGTGCGGCGTCCGGCCGCGGGGCTCGTGCAGCTCGGCGGTGCCGCGGCGGCGGTCCTGGAGGCGGTGCGGTCCGCCGGTGGGCGGCCCTACCTCGTCGGTGGGTGCGTCCGGGACGCCGTCCTGTTCCCCGGTCGCCGTCCCGCGGACGTCGACGTCGAGGTGTTCGGGCTGGAGCTCGACCGGGTGGCCGCGGCACTCGCGCCGGTCGGCCGGGTCGACGCCGTAGGCCGGTCCTTCGGGGTGCTGAAGGTCCGCCGGGACGGCGAGGACCTCGACGTCTCCGTACCGCAGGCGCTGGTCGACGGCGCGCGCGTGGCCGACCCCGCCATGTCGCTGGACGATGCGGTCCGCCGCCGTGACTACACGGTCAACGCGCTGGTGTTCGACCCCTCGACCGAGGAGGTCGTCGACCTCGTCGGCGGCCTCGCCGACCTGCGGGACGGCGTCCTGCGGCACACCGGCCCGGCCTTTTCCGACGACCCGCTGCGGGTGCTGCGCGGCGTCCAGTTCGCGGCGCGTTTCGGTTTCCGGCTCGCGCCGGAGACCGCTGAGCTGTGCCGGAGCCTGGCGCCGGCGTACGCCGACCTGCCCCGGGAGCGGGTCTGGGGTGAGTGGCGCAAGCTCGCCGAGAAGGGGCGGTTCCTCAGCGCCGCGCTGGCCGCCCTGCGGGAGTCGGGCTGGCTGGCGTCGGTCCCGCAGCTGGCCCGGTTGGACGGCGTGCTGCAGGACCCGCGCTGGCACCCGGAGGGGGACGCGCTGGTGCACTCGGGGCTCGCGGGCGACGCGGCGGCGGCGCTGGCGGACGAGGCCGGGCTCACCGGCGACGACCGCGCCGTCGTCGTCCTCGGTGCGCTGCTGCACGACCTGGGCAAGGCCCGGTACACGCAGCACCGGGCGGACGGGCGGATCACCTCGCACGGTCACGCCGAGGGCGGGGTCGCGCCGGTCGAGGAGCTGCTGGCGTCGATCGGTGCGCCGTCCGCGCTGGTCGCCCGGATCACCCCGATCGTGCGGGAGCACATGACGGCCATCACCACGGGTGGCCGGCCCAGCTCCGCCGCGGTGCGCCGGCTCGCCCGCCGCCTCGAGCCGGCCTCGATCGCGGAGTGGTCGCTCGTCTGTGGCGCCGACCACGCCGGCCGCGGCACCGGCTCCGGGCCCAACCCGACGACGTCCTGGCTGGAGGTGGCCGGGTCCGCGGGGGTGGACGAGCGAGCGGGCGGGCTCCTGCTGCGCGGGAGCGACCTCATCGCCCTCGGCATCCGGCCGGGTCCGCACTTCGCCCCCGTCATGCGCGCCGCCCTCACCGCCCAGGACGACGGTGAGTTCATCGACCGGGACGGCGCGGTCGCCTGGCTGGCCCGGGCCGAGGCCGACGGGCGCCTCGGCCGGCTCCTCGCCGAGGGCCGACGGCCGTAGGACCCCGGCCCGTGCGCCGAGGGACACACCGGCCTGGGCCGATGGTCGTACACGTCCGGGTGTCGGCACGCAGATCGATTGCGCACGGAGTCCGCACGCGCCAGCATCTGGGCCAGCGCGACGCGTGATCATGCTGCGGGCCGCGGGGGACCAGCACTGCGTTCTGTCGTCGACGCTCGGGAAGACAACTCCATGACCGGCTACGTGCTCCGCCGTTCCGCGCTCTCACTCGGCCTGCTCGCCGCACTGCTGGCCGCCGGTGGCGCAGTGCTCATCAGCCTCGGCGTCCCGGTCTGGGTGCCGATCCTGGTCGCCGTCCTGGTCGTCGCGGGGCAGTACGCGCTGGCGCCCTACCTCGTGCAGTGGCTCATCCCGGCGCAGCGGATCGAGTGGGTCGGCGACCGCTACGACACCCGGCACGAGGTCGGGGAGATCGTCGCCCGGCGGTGCGCGGAGGCCGGGCTGAAGCCGGTGCGGCTGGGCATCGTCGACGACGGGACGCCCAACGCCTTCACGTTCGGCCACACCCGCGGCAACGCCCGCATCTACGTCACCCGTGGCCTGCTCGAGCGCCTCGACGAGCGCGAGCTGGACGCCGTCGTCAGCCACGAGGTCGGGCACGTCAAGCACAACGACGTCCTGGCCATGGCGGTCGCCGGCACCGTGCCGATCGTCCTGTACTTCGTCTACCTGTCGCTGCGCGGCAGCAACAACGCGAACACGGCCATCCCCGCAGTGGTCAGCTACGTCGGCTATCTGTTCTCCCAGCTGGTCGTGCTCTCCCTCAGCCGCGCCCGCGAGCTGGGTGCCGACCACTACAGCTGCTCGGTCACCGGGGACGGCGACGCGCTCTGCTCGGCGCTGGTCGCCATCGGCTACGGCATGGGCCAGGTCGACGCCCAGCGCGCGTCCGCCGCGCACGAGGCCAAGGAGGGCAAGGACAAGGAGCGGCAGAAGGTCCTGGCCAAGGAGGACCGTCGGCACCAGCGGATGCGGTCGGTCGGCGTCCTCGGCATCGCCGACCAGGCACAGGGCGCCACCGTCCTGGCCGCCCGCGAGCGTGGGCTGGACCCGCGCGAGGTGATCGGCGCGCTGCGCTGGGACACCTGCAACCCGTGGGCGCGCTGGACCCAGCTGTTCAGCACCCACCCGCTGATCGTGCGACGCATCGCCGCCCTGGAGGACAGCGGCCTGCCCGGCGCCCCGACGCGGTGGAGCGCCCACGAGGTCGCGCAGTCCTGCGTCGGCCCGGAGGTCACCCGCGCGCGGCGCCGCTTCTTCCTCGAGCTGCCGGTGCGGTACCTGCCGCTGATCGCGCTGCTCGTCGGTGCTGTCGGCTGGGGATCGCACCACTGGCTGCTGCTCGCGCAGGCCGCCACCGTCGGCGGGGTCGCGCTGTTCGTGCGCACTGCCTTCAGCCGCCCGCTCGCACCCAGCCGGCCGGTCGCCCGGGTCACCGAGCTGCTCACCCGGCTCGACGCCAGCCCGGTCACCGGCCTGCCCGTCGAGGTGCGCGGGCGGGTCATCGGCCGCGGGACCCCCGGCTACGTGCTGAGCCCCGACCTCGTCGTCCAGGACGAGTCCGGCTTCGTGCCGGTGCTCTACCTGCAGCCCTGGCCCTTCGCCCGCAGCCTCTTCGGCCTGCTGCGGGTGCCGGAGCTGCTGGACACCGACGTCGTCGTCCGCGGCTGGTACCGGCGCAGCCCGGCGCCGGTGCTCGAGCTGCGGGAGATGGTGCCGGCCGTGGGGGAGCGCGTGCGCGGGTTCCAGTGGGTCGTCGCCTACGCCGCCTCGGTGCTGATCGCGGCTGTCGGCGGCGCGGCCTGGCTCGTCATGGCACTCGCCGCCTGACCGGGCCGGTCGTCCGCGTACGGAGGACCGGCCCGTGCACTGCGTGAGGCCGGCGCGTGAGCTCGTCACCGGTGCCGTCCGCGCCGCTGTCAAGGGTGCGGCCGGATCTGTGGACAGGCGCCTGAGCTGGTCTTTCGGGTTGTAGGCGACTGCTCGCGGCGGTAGGATTCGAACAAGTGTTCGAATGCGTCGGGAGGTGTCCGTGAGCGAGATCCGGTCGGCCGTCGACGCGCTCGCGGCCGAGGACCTGCACGGGCTGACGAACGGGCAGACGTTGGAGCGGACGGCGGCGCTGGTGCAGCTGGCCAACCGGGTGGCGGCGGAGCTGACCCGCACGGTGCGGCACGGGGAGCTGACCCAGGCCGCCGAGCACGACGGGCTGAAGAGCATGCGGTCGTGGCTGATCGGGCATGCGCGGCTCGCCCCGAACGATGCGTCGAAGCTCGTGCGGTCCGGCCGTGTGCTGGAGCACTTCCCGGCGGTGGCCACCGGCTTCGCTGACGGGGAGGTCACCGCCGCGCAGGTCGACCTGGTGGCCGACGCCGTGCGTCCGGCCGACGTTGCCCGCGCCCAGGAGCAGGACGTCGACCTCGGCGCCTTCGACCGGGACTGGGCGACCATCGCGGCGGGCGCATCGCACGACGTGCTCAAGGTGGCGGTGCAGCGCTTCGCGGACGCCCTGGATCCCGACGGGCCGGAGCCGGACCCGACCGAGGGGCGGCGGCTGTCGATCGCGAAGCACGCCGACGGCAGCGTCACCGGGCGCTTCGAGCTGGATGCCGTCGGGGGAGAGAAGGTGGAAGCGGCGATCGAGTCGATCGTGCAGGCGAACCGGCCGAAGGGTGATGAGCGCACACGCGCGCAGCAGAACGCCGATGCGCTGGTGCAGCTGTGCGACAACCAGCTCGCCAGTGGTCATCTCCCGACGTTGCGCACGGTGAAGCCGCACGTGATCGTGACCGTCGACGTCGAGGACCTGGTGGACCCCGCGACCGGACCAGACGCCGCGCGCACCGGGTTCGGCGCCACGCTGTCGGCGGCTCGGGCGCGGTGGGTGGCGTGCGACTCGACGGTCACCCGGCTGGTGCTGGGCCCCGACGGGCTCCCGCTGGACGTGGGCCGGACGCACCGGGTGGTGCCGCCGCACCTGCGCAAGGCGGTGGAGCAGCGGGACGGACATTGCGTCTTCGCCGGCTGCGGAGCGCCGACGCACTGGTGCGACGTCCACCACCTCGTCGAGTGGGTCAACGACGGCGAGACGTCACTCGACAACTCGGCCTTGCTCTGCGAACGGCACCACACGAAGGTCCATCACGGGTTCCGGGTGGCACGTGACGACGGGGCACCACCCGGTCACCGGTGGCGCACCTGGCGACCTGACGGCACCGAGATCCTCATCGGCCCCCTGCTGCCCTGACCCTGCGGGCAGCCCTTCCGGTCGTGACGGTTCCGCATGGGCCTGCGGCTGCCGATGGTCCTGGCATGCGCAGGACCCTCCTCATGACCATCGCGGCGACCGCCGCGCTCACCACTGCCTGCTCCGGCGGGGCCGACGAGACCGCCGCCGCCCCGGCCACGGTCACCCAGACGGTCGTGGCGCCCGCTCCCGCCCCGGCACCCGCGCCGGCACCCGCGCCGGCCCCCGCCCCGGCCCCGGCCGCCGCCGCGGCCGCGGCCGTGCTCACCCCGGCGCCGGCGCCCGCTGCGGCGGCCAGCCCGGCAGCTGCCGTCGTCGACTTCACGATGCCGGACCTGGTGGGCACGAACCTGCAGATCGCCCAGAACACCGTCCAGGAGAACGGCGTCTTCTGGTCGGTGTCCCACGACCTGCTGGGCATCCGCAAGCAGGTGATGGACGGCAACTGGCAGGTCTGCGATCAGAACATCCCGGCCGGCCAGCGCATCACCGGCCAGGCCGAGGGCGCCATCGACTTCGGCGTCGTCAAGCTCGAGGAGACCTGCCCCTGACGGTCCGTCACGGTGCAGGTCCCAGCCCGGTCGGCGCGGAGGTCGGTCGCGCACAACCGGTCGTGGCACCATGAGTGCTCCAGCCACCCGACCGCGTCACCGATCAGGTCCGGGCGGCTCGTGTCACCGCTGGGCTGGACCTCCTGTCGAACAAGCGGCAGGAACAGGTGAGGACTCCCGATGGAGCACGCACAGCACGACGTCGTCACCGACTCCGAGCCCCTGCTCGACGGGCAGGCGCAGGCGCGGTACACCCTCATCAGTGCCCCCGGCTGGCCGGAACCGCAGGCGCTCGACGCCGCGGACGACGACGTCGCCGTCCAGCTCGGCCGGCGGCTCGCCCGGGTGCGGGACGAGGCGTCCCGGCGTCCGGACTGGCCGACCAGTCACCGGGTGGAGCGGTGCGTCGGCCCCGCCCGGCTGGTCCTCAGCGCGTGGGTGTCCCGCCGCTGACCGTGCGCCCGACGCGGGGACGGGACGACGGCCCGGCCCCGCGTCGGAGGCGTCACCAGCCGACGGCGCCGTGCCGGTCGGTGAAGGTGCCGGTCGGACCGTCGGCGCTGATGGTCGCCATCGCCACGATCGCGTCGGTGCCCTCGGTGACGGTCTGCGGGCCAGAGTGGCCGTTGAAGTCCGTCGCCGTGTAGCCGGGGTCGACGGTGTTGACCCGCAGCTCCGGCAGGAACTGGGCGTAGACCGAGGTGATCATGTTGACCGCCGCCTTGCTCGCCGAGTAGCCGACCGTGGGCAGCGAGTGCTCGATCCGGGACTCGTCACTGCGCACCGTGAACGAGCCCAGTCCGCTGGTCACGTTGACGATGACCGGCGCCGCGGACTCGCGCAGCAGCGGCAGGAACGCGTGCGTCGTCCGGACGACGCCGACGGTGTTGGTGTCCAGGACGGACAGCACCGACGGGCCGTCGAACTCCTCGACCCCGATGAACGGGCCGGAGATGCCGGCGTTGTTGACCAGCACGTCGAGCCCGCCGAAGCGCTCGCGCACCGTCGTGGCCGCCGCGGCCACCGACGCGTCGGAGGTCACGTCGATCTCCACCCACTCCACGCCGAGCTCCTCGGCCGCCTGCTGCCCGCGCTGGGCGTCGCGCGCCCCGATGACCACGCGGTGCCCGTGCTCCTTCAGTCGCCGGGCCGTCTCGAAGCCCAGGCTCTTGTTGCCGCCAGTGATCAGTGTCGTCGTCATGCCCAGAACGGTGCGCCCGTCCGGGGAGAGCCGGGTAGGCGCGTTCGACCGTATGACTGGCAGTACCACCCAGCCCGCCCGCGAGGGACGACGATGGGCGCATGGCCGACCGTGGGGACTTCGCATCGCTGCTGCGCGCATGGCGGGAGCGGCTGCAGCCGGCCGCGGTGGGCTTCCCCGCGGGCAACCGGCGCACCAGCGGGCTGCGCCGCGAGGAGGTCGCGCTGCTGGCCGGCGTCTCGGTCGACTACCTGGTGCGGCTGGAGCAGGGCCGCGCCGACCGGCCCTCGGTGCAGGTGGTCGCCTCGCTCGCGCGGGTGCTGCAGCTGTCGGACCTCGAACGCGACCAGCTGTACCTCGCGGCCGGGCTGCCCGCCCCGCTGCCCACCGCCGTCCCGACGCTGATCCCGGCCAGCGTGCAGCGGCTGCTGGCCCGGCTCCCGGACGTCGCCGTCGGCGTCTGGACCTCGCACTGGACGCTGCTCACCGCCAACGCCGCGTGGCGGTCGCTGCTGGGGGAGATCAGCCCCGGCACCAACCTCGTCGTCGCGCACTTCGCTGGCCGCGAGCCGGAGGTCGTGTGGTCGCCCGGTGACCGGGAGCGCCACGAGCGGGCCCTGGTCTCGGACTTCCGCACCGCGCTCATCCGCTACCCCGACGACCCGGCGCTGCGCACGGTGCTCGCCGAGCTGGAGACCTTCGACCGCTTCCGGCAGCTGTGGGCCGAGGGCACCGTGGTCGAGCACAGGTTCCAGTCCAAGACCTTCGTGCACCCGCTCGTCGGGCAGGTGACCCTGGACTGCGACGTCTTCACCGCCATCGGCACCGACCTGCGGATCGTCGCCTACACCGCCGAGCCCGGCACCGAGGACGCGTCCCGGTTCGACCTCATCCGCACCCTCGGCACGGTCGAGGTCATGCCGGGCTGACCGCCGCGGCCAGCGAGGACAGCAGGGCCAGCGCCTCGGCCGACCGCGAGGACGGGTCGGCCTGGTAGACCACCAGCACCTGGTCCTCGGCGTCGGCGACGGCGAACTTGTCGTAGCGCAGCTCGAGGTCGCCGACCTGCGGGTGCGTCACGCGGTACACCCCGCCGCCGGGGTGCCGGCGGACGTCGTGTCGGGCCCACAGCTGCCGGAACAGCTCACTGCGCACCGACAGCTCACCGACCAGCTCGGCCAGGTGCGGGTCGGCGACGTCCGGCCCGGCCGCGCTGCGCAGGACGGCGACCAGCTCGGCCGCCGTCGCCTCCCACTCCGGCCCGAGCCGGTGGGCGTCGGGCTCGAGCAGCACGGCGCGGAGCAGGTTGGTGCCCGGGCGGAACAGCGGCGAGAGCGCCACGGCCAGCGGGTTCGCGGCCAGCACGTCCAGGTGCCTGCCCTGCACGAACGCCGGCGTCCGGTCCCACGTCGCGAGCAGCCGGGCGACGCTGGGCCGTACCCGCTCGGTGCGGCGGGACGTGCGCCGCCGGCGGGGCGCGGGGTCGGCGAGGTCGTGCAGGTGGGTGGTCGAGGCGGGGTCCAGACCCAGTGCACGGGCGACCGCGTCGAGCACCTGCGCCGACGGGTGCCGGTCGCGGCCCTGCTCCAGCCGCGTGTAGTACTCGCTGCTGATGCCGGCCAGCATCGCCAGCTCGTCCCGGCGCAGGCCGGGGACGCGGCGCGCGCCGGTGGCGGTGATGCCGACGTCCTCCGGTCGCACCTGCTCCCGCCGGGCGCGCAGGTACTCCCCGACCAGGTTCTCCGTCACGCCCCGACGGTAGGGCGCACCGGCGCGGCTGTGCCTGGCCCTGCCGGCACCCCTCTCGACACGGCCTGGTGGGCGCCGCGCCGGGGTCCGAGGCTCGGGTCATGACACGCAACTGGCTCGTGACCGGGGTGAGCAGCGGCTTCGGCCGGCTGCTCGCCGAACAGCTCCTCGCCCGCGGCGACCGGGTCGCCGGCACCGTGCGGCGGCCCGACGCGGTCGCCGACTTCCGCGCCGTCCACGGCGACGCGTTCTCCGTCCACCGGCTCGACCTCACCGACACCGACCGCATCCGGGGCGTGGTGGACGACGCCGCCGCTGCCCTCGGCCGGCTCGACGTGATCGTCAGCAACGCCGGGTACGGGCTGTTCGGCGCGGCCGAGGAGCTCAGCGACGAGCAGGTCACCCACCAGCTCGACACCAACCTGCTCGGCTCGATCCAGCTCGTGCGGGCCGCGCTGCCGCACCTGCGTGCGGCCGGCGGCGGGCGGGTGCTCCAGGTGTCGTCGTCCGCAGGTCAGGCCGCCTGGCCCGGGTCGTCGCTGTACAACGCGACCAAGTGGGGGATCGAGGGCTTCTGCGAGGCCGTCGCCGCCGAGGTCGTGCCGTTCGGGATCGGCGTCACGATCGTCGAGCCCGGCGGCGCCCGCACCGGGTTCGGTCCGAACGGGCTGCGCTTCGCCGAGCCGCTGGAGGCCTACGACGGCTCACCGGCCGCCGCCGTCCGGGCGTTCCGCGACGGGGGTCCGCCCGGGGTGATCGGGGACCCCGGACGGATGGTGGCAGCGATGATCGACAGCGTCGAGCAGACCCCCGCCCCGCTCCGCCTGGTGCTCGGCAGCGACTCGTGGGCGGCGGTCACCGCGTCGCTGGAGTCCCGGCTGGAGCAGGTGCGCGGCCAGCGGGTCACCGCCGGCGCCACGGACGGCTAACCTCCGGGTCAGGCGGCCGCGGGCTCCGGCCGGTCGTGGCGGGGCATCAGCAGGACGGCGACCAGCAGCAGCACCGCGACCACCGCGGTGGCGATGAAGACGTGGTGCACCGCGCTGGTGAGCAGCCCGGTGTCCACGCCCGCGCCCTCCAGCGACGCCGCCCCCACCGTGGCGTTCACGACCGCGCCGAAGGCGGCCACGCCCAGGGCGCTGCCCATCGACCGAAAGAACATGTTGGTGCCGGTGACGACGCCGCGCTGCTGCCAGCCCACCGCGGTCTGCGCCGCGATCAGCGTCGGGGCGGCGGTGATGCCCATGCCCAGCCCGATCGCGAAGCAGGTGGCCCCGACCTGGACGACGCTCGACGTCGCGTCCAGCAGGAGCAGCAGCGCGGTCGCCGCGACCACCACGGCCGACCCGAGCAGCGCGGTGGCCCGGAAGCCGATCCGCAGGTAGAGCTTGCCCGCCTGGGAGGCCGAGACCGGCCAGCCGATGGTGAGCGCGGCCAGGGCGAAGCCGGCGACCAGCGGTCCGGTGCCCAGCACCTCCTGCACGTAGGTGGGCACGTAGGAGGTGAGCCCGAGCAGCACCGCGCCCACGCAGGCCGAGATCAGGCTGGTGGTGACGATCAGCCGGTTGCCCAGCAGTGCCAGCGGGACGACGGGGTCCGCGGCGCGCCGCTCGACGGCCACGAACGCCGCCAGCAGCAGGACGCCGGCCCCGAGGACGCCGATGCTCTGCGGTGCCGTCCACGCCCAGGCCTGCCCACCCTCGAGCAGCCCGAGCACCAGCAGGGTGAGGCCCGCGGTGAGCACCCCGGCGCCGAGGTAGTCGATCTGCGGGCGGCTGCGGGTGACGGTCTCGGTGAACTTGCGCCACAGCATCCCGGCGGCCAGCACGCACAGCGGCACGTTGACGAAGAAGATCCAACGCCAGCTGACGTACTCGCTGAACACCCCGCCCAGCGTCGGCCCGACGACCGAGCTGATCGCCCACACGCTGGCCAGGTAGCCCTGCACCTTGGCCCGCTCGGACAGCGAGTACAGGTCGCCGACGATCGTCATGGCCATCGGCTGGACCGCACCCGCGCCGATGCCCTGCACGGCGCGGAAGGCGATCAGCGCGCCCATGCTCCAGGCGAAGCCGCACAGCACCGAGCCCAGCAGGAACAGCCCGATGCCGAACATCATCACGGGCTTGCGGCCGAAGACGTCGGCGAGCTTGCCGTACACCGGCACGGTGACCGCCTGGGCCAGCAGGTAGATCGAGAACAGCCACGGGAACTGCGCGAACCCGCCGACGTCGGCGACGATCGAGGGCACCGCGGTCGCGATGATCGTCGAGTCGATCGCGACCAGCGCCGTGGAGAGCATCACGCCGATCAGCACCGGCCCCCGCTCGGACCGGAAGCCGACTCCTGCTGACGCCGTCGCTGTGGTCACGGGGGACCATGGTCCTCGCTCGGCGCCCGTGGTGCTGAGGACAACGAACGACCTTGCTCACACCCGCGTGGCAGCCTGGGGGCATGCGCGAGGTCGTGGTCGTCGGTGGGGGAGTGCTCGGGGTCTCGACCGCCGCGCACCTGGCCCGGCAGGGGGCGCGGGTCACGCTGCTCACCGAGGCCGGGCTGGCCAGCGAGGCGTCGGGGCGGTCGCTGTCCTGGCTGAACTCCGCCGGCGAGTTCCCGGCCGAGTACCACCGGCTGCGCATGCTCGGCCTCGACCGGTACCGCGCGTCCGGCGCACACGTCTCCCTCCGCGGCGGGCTGCGGTGGGGTGAGGGTGTGCGGGCCGCCTACGAGCACCAGACGGCGATCGGCTACCCGGCGGAGTGGCTCACGCCCGACGAGGTGGCCGCGGGGGTGCCGGGTGTCGACCCGGCCGCGGTCCCGGCCGACGGTGCGCTGTTCAACCCCTCGGAGGGGTGGGTCGACCTGCCGTCGCTGGTCGACGCCCTCGCCCACGACCTGGTCGCCGCCGGGGGAGCGGTGCGCACGTCGGCCGGTGCCTGCTCGCCCGTCGTGGCCGGCGGCCGGGTGACCGGCGTCCGCACGGGCGACGGCGCGGTGGTGGGTGCCGACGCCGTCGTGCTGGCCACCGGCGCCGGGGTGCCGGCGGCCCTCGCCGAGCTCGGCGTCGTCGTCCCCGACGCCACGTCGAACGCCCTGCTGGTGCGGACGGTGCCGGTCGACACCCCGCTCACGGCCGTGCTCAACACCCCGCGGGTCGCGCTGCGGCCGGCACCGGGCGGGTCGCTGGCGATGGACGCGGACTGGTCGGCCGGCGAGGTCGTCCGCCGGGACGACGGCAGCTACGCAGTCCCCGACGCCACGGTCGCGGAGCTGCTGCAGGAGGCGTCCCGGGTGCTGGCCGGTCGGCCGGCGCTGACGGTGGAGTCCCACGGCGTCGGGCGCAAGCCGGTGCCCGGCGACGGGCACCCCGTGCTCGGACCGGTGCCCGGCGTCGACGGGCTGCACGTCGCCTTCACCCACAGCGGCGCGACGCTCGGGCTGATCGCCGGGGAGCTGCTGGCCGGCGAGGTGCTCAGCGGTGAGCCCAGCCCGCTGCTGTCGGCGTTCCGGGTGGACCGCTTCCCCGGCTGACCGGCGACCGGTGCACCGGCCCGCGGACGGACGTCGACACATCGTCCACACCCGGCGGCTGGACTGGTCGCATGACGATCGAACCGGCACCGCCGCAGACGTCCGACCCGGGCCTCGCCGAGCTCGCCGCCACCGTCTCCGGCGTCGTCCTCGCGCCCGGGGAGCCCGGCTACACCGAGGAGTGCACGCCGTTCAACCTGGCGGTCACCCACCGGCCGGCGGTCGTCGTCGGTGCGGCCACCGCCGCCGACGTCCAGGCCGCCGTCCGGCACGCCCGTGACCGCGGGCTGCCGGTCGCCGTGATGGCCACCGGTCACCAGACCTGGCTCAGCGCGGACGGTGCGGTGCTGGTGACGACGCGGCGGATGTCGGGGGTGCGGATCGACCCGTCCACCCGGACGGCGACGGTGGGGGCCGGCGTGACCTGGCAGCAGGTGGTCGACGCCGCGGCACCGCACGGGCTGGCGCCGCTCAACGGCTCCTCGGCGACCGTGGGCGTCGTCGGCTACACCCTGGGCGGCGGGCTCAGCCCGACGATGGGGCGGGCGTTCGGCTGGGCCGCCGACGCCGTGCAGGAGATGGACGTCGTCACCGCCGACGGCGCGCTGCGCCGGGTGACCGCCGACGGGCCGGACGCCGACCTCTTCTGGGGGCTGCTCGGCGCGAAGGGCGCCCTGGGCATCGTCACCTCGATGTCGTTCCGGCTCTTCCCGGTGTCCCGGCTGCACGCCGGCGGGCTCTTCTTCGCCGGTGCGGACGCCGCGGCCGTCCTGCACGCCTACGCCGACCTGACCGCGACCGCCCCCGACGAGCTGACGACCTCAGTCGCGTTGCTGCGCATGCCGCCGCTCCCGACCGTGCCGGAGCTCCTGCGCGGCAGGTTCGTCGTCCAGGTGCGCGTCTCCCACCTCGGCACCGCCGCCGCGGCCGACGAGGTGCTCCGGCCGCTGCGGGAGGCGGCGCCGCTGCTGGTCGACACCGTCGGGGAGCTGCCCTACCGCGAGTTCGCGAGCATCCACGCCGACCCGACCGGCCCCGTGACCGTCTCCAACCGGTCGGCGCTGCTCGGACCGCTGACCCACGAGGCCGTCGGTACCCTCCTCGAGTGGGCCGGCGATGGCGCCGCGTGCCCGGTGCCGGTGCTCGAGCTGCGCCACCTGGGCGGCGCGCTGGCCCGGGGCAGCGAGGCGGCCAACGCCACGGCCGGCCGGCACGCCGAGTTCGTCCTGCACGCGCTCGTGCCCGGCACGGAGGAGCAGGCAGCCCCGGCGCTCGCCTGGACCGAGGCGCTCGTCGAGGCGCTGGCACCCGCGGTCGTGCCCGGGCGCAACGCGAACTTCGTGGGCGCCGGGGACGTGGACCGGCAGGCGGTGGCCGCCGCGCACGACCCCTCGACCCTCGCGCGGCTGCGGCAGGTCAAGCGCGCCGTCGACCCGGCCAACACCTTCCGGCTGACCCACGACGTGGCACCGCTGGGGTCGACCGTCCGGTGACGACGGGGCGCGTCGTCGTCACCGGGCGGGGACCCCGGCAGCTCGCTCCCGCCACGTGAGGGACCTCGCGCAGCGCGGCACAGGCGGGGCGACGACACTGGCTCGTCGTGCAGCCAAGGTGTGTGCGATGAACGAGTCCGTGCTGACGCCGGACGTCGACGGTGGCGGGGCGTCGCGGGCGCCGGTGACGGCCCACGCCCGCAAGGGACTGGTGCTGGCGGCACTCGGCATCGTCTTCGGTGACATCGGCACCAGCCCGCTCTACGCGCTGCAGACCGT belongs to Modestobacter sp. L9-4 and includes:
- a CDS encoding helix-turn-helix transcriptional regulator, whose amino-acid sequence is MADRGDFASLLRAWRERLQPAAVGFPAGNRRTSGLRREEVALLAGVSVDYLVRLEQGRADRPSVQVVASLARVLQLSDLERDQLYLAAGLPAPLPTAVPTLIPASVQRLLARLPDVAVGVWTSHWTLLTANAAWRSLLGEISPGTNLVVAHFAGREPEVVWSPGDRERHERALVSDFRTALIRYPDDPALRTVLAELETFDRFRQLWAEGTVVEHRFQSKTFVHPLVGQVTLDCDVFTAIGTDLRIVAYTAEPGTEDASRFDLIRTLGTVEVMPG
- a CDS encoding SDR family NAD(P)-dependent oxidoreductase, with amino-acid sequence MTTTLITGGNKSLGFETARRLKEHGHRVVIGARDAQRGQQAAEELGVEWVEIDVTSDASVAAAATTVRERFGGLDVLVNNAGISGPFIGVEEFDGPSVLSVLDTNTVGVVRTTHAFLPLLRESAAPVIVNVTSGLGSFTVRSDESRIEHSLPTVGYSASKAAVNMITSVYAQFLPELRVNTVDPGYTATDFNGHSGPQTVTEGTDAIVAMATISADGPTGTFTDRHGAVGW
- a CDS encoding CCA tRNA nucleotidyltransferase — protein: MTDGEVRRPAAGLVQLGGAAAAVLEAVRSAGGRPYLVGGCVRDAVLFPGRRPADVDVEVFGLELDRVAAALAPVGRVDAVGRSFGVLKVRRDGEDLDVSVPQALVDGARVADPAMSLDDAVRRRDYTVNALVFDPSTEEVVDLVGGLADLRDGVLRHTGPAFSDDPLRVLRGVQFAARFGFRLAPETAELCRSLAPAYADLPRERVWGEWRKLAEKGRFLSAALAALRESGWLASVPQLARLDGVLQDPRWHPEGDALVHSGLAGDAAAALADEAGLTGDDRAVVVLGALLHDLGKARYTQHRADGRITSHGHAEGGVAPVEELLASIGAPSALVARITPIVREHMTAITTGGRPSSAAVRRLARRLEPASIAEWSLVCGADHAGRGTGSGPNPTTSWLEVAGSAGVDERAGGLLLRGSDLIALGIRPGPHFAPVMRAALTAQDDGEFIDRDGAVAWLARAEADGRLGRLLAEGRRP
- a CDS encoding M48 family metalloprotease, which produces MTGYVLRRSALSLGLLAALLAAGGAVLISLGVPVWVPILVAVLVVAGQYALAPYLVQWLIPAQRIEWVGDRYDTRHEVGEIVARRCAEAGLKPVRLGIVDDGTPNAFTFGHTRGNARIYVTRGLLERLDERELDAVVSHEVGHVKHNDVLAMAVAGTVPIVLYFVYLSLRGSNNANTAIPAVVSYVGYLFSQLVVLSLSRARELGADHYSCSVTGDGDALCSALVAIGYGMGQVDAQRASAAHEAKEGKDKERQKVLAKEDRRHQRMRSVGVLGIADQAQGATVLAARERGLDPREVIGALRWDTCNPWARWTQLFSTHPLIVRRIAALEDSGLPGAPTRWSAHEVAQSCVGPEVTRARRRFFLELPVRYLPLIALLVGAVGWGSHHWLLLAQAATVGGVALFVRTAFSRPLAPSRPVARVTELLTRLDASPVTGLPVEVRGRVIGRGTPGYVLSPDLVVQDESGFVPVLYLQPWPFARSLFGLLRVPELLDTDVVVRGWYRRSPAPVLELREMVPAVGERVRGFQWVVAYAASVLIAAVGGAAWLVMALAA
- a CDS encoding HNH endonuclease signature motif containing protein; its protein translation is MSEIRSAVDALAAEDLHGLTNGQTLERTAALVQLANRVAAELTRTVRHGELTQAAEHDGLKSMRSWLIGHARLAPNDASKLVRSGRVLEHFPAVATGFADGEVTAAQVDLVADAVRPADVARAQEQDVDLGAFDRDWATIAAGASHDVLKVAVQRFADALDPDGPEPDPTEGRRLSIAKHADGSVTGRFELDAVGGEKVEAAIESIVQANRPKGDERTRAQQNADALVQLCDNQLASGHLPTLRTVKPHVIVTVDVEDLVDPATGPDAARTGFGATLSAARARWVACDSTVTRLVLGPDGLPLDVGRTHRVVPPHLRKAVEQRDGHCVFAGCGAPTHWCDVHHLVEWVNDGETSLDNSALLCERHHTKVHHGFRVARDDGAPPGHRWRTWRPDGTEILIGPLLP